The following are encoded in a window of Mycobacterium vicinigordonae genomic DNA:
- a CDS encoding acyl-ACP desaturase, whose protein sequence is MTNLQLLEELEPVVEQLLNRHLSMFKEWSPHDYIPWSDGRNYYTLDGQDWEPGQSRLSDVAQVAMVQNLLTEDNLPSYHREIAMNFSMDGPWGQWVNRWTAEENRHSTALRDYLVVTRAVDPVELEKLRMEQMTRGFSPGQNLQGDLFAESVFDSVMYVSFQELATRVSHRNTGKACNDSIADQLLARVSHDENLHMIFYRDVSAAGLDIAPNQAMRSVHRILRNFKMPGFTVPEFRRKAVIIAVGGVYDPRIHLEEVVMPVLRKWRIFEREDFTGEAAWMRDDLALLIKELEAASEKFDESKQRYLEREARMAERITASKVLRTDGTLTLSRH, encoded by the coding sequence ATGACCAACCTGCAGCTACTCGAAGAGCTGGAGCCGGTGGTGGAGCAACTGCTCAATAGGCACCTCTCGATGTTCAAGGAGTGGAGCCCGCACGACTACATCCCGTGGTCGGACGGCAGGAACTACTACACCTTGGACGGACAGGACTGGGAGCCCGGGCAGAGTCGGCTCTCCGACGTGGCCCAGGTGGCGATGGTGCAAAACCTTTTGACAGAAGACAATTTGCCGTCGTACCACCGCGAGATCGCGATGAACTTCAGCATGGACGGCCCGTGGGGGCAGTGGGTCAACCGCTGGACCGCCGAGGAGAACCGGCACAGCACCGCGCTGCGCGACTATTTGGTGGTCACCCGCGCGGTAGATCCGGTCGAGCTGGAGAAGCTGCGTATGGAGCAAATGACTAGGGGCTTTAGTCCGGGGCAGAACCTGCAGGGCGACTTGTTCGCCGAGAGCGTGTTTGACTCCGTCATGTACGTCTCCTTCCAGGAGCTGGCGACCCGCGTCTCACACCGCAACACCGGCAAAGCCTGCAACGACAGCATCGCCGATCAACTGTTGGCCCGCGTTTCCCACGACGAGAACCTGCACATGATCTTCTACCGCGATGTCAGCGCCGCCGGCCTGGACATCGCGCCCAACCAGGCGATGCGGTCGGTGCACCGGATCCTGCGCAATTTCAAGATGCCCGGATTCACTGTGCCGGAGTTCCGTCGCAAAGCGGTGATCATCGCCGTCGGCGGCGTTTACGACCCACGCATCCACCTTGAAGAGGTGGTCATGCCGGTGCTGCGTAAGTGGCGGATCTTCGAGCGCGAGGATTTCACCGGCGAGGCCGCATGGATGCGCGACGACCTGGCGTTGCTGATCAAGGAGCTCGAGGCGGCTTCCGAGAAGTTCGACGAGTCCAAGCAGCGCTACCTGGAACGTGAGGCGCGCATGGCCGAGCGAATCACTGCCAGCAAGGTGCTCAGGACCGACGGGACGCTGACCCTGAGCAGGCACTGA
- a CDS encoding sigma 54 modulation/S30EA ribosomal C-terminal domain-containing protein: protein MGAPEFVQESPGVTVFSGGSLSTVRAEQIARAIRCILDRRAIIWSARVRVKTGLCGRGPMVVQVNTRVGDLPARMVAVTSGVDDLVPALARLDRQLARLCAPWRPRPWPDETRRLMTVGPNAVVARRKSVVLQRMDPMDAVRVMDAMDYDVNLFTDAETGEDAVVYRAGPSGLRLARQQHVRPPGWVWSPGSSGPPVPLIVNPRAAPVLSKDVAVHRAGEHGVRHLFYTDEATGRGQLLYPRYDGNLGLITPSHQ from the coding sequence ATGGGTGCACCCGAGTTCGTTCAGGAATCACCCGGTGTCACCGTCTTCTCCGGTGGCAGCCTGTCTACCGTCCGCGCCGAACAGATTGCGCGGGCGATCCGGTGCATCCTGGATCGTCGCGCGATCATCTGGAGTGCCCGGGTGCGGGTAAAGACCGGGCTGTGCGGGCGTGGGCCGATGGTGGTGCAGGTCAATACGCGGGTCGGGGACCTGCCGGCGCGCATGGTGGCGGTCACCAGTGGGGTCGACGATCTCGTGCCGGCGCTGGCGCGGCTGGACCGTCAACTGGCGCGCTTGTGCGCGCCGTGGCGGCCCCGCCCTTGGCCGGACGAGACTCGAAGGCTGATGACCGTGGGCCCGAATGCCGTTGTTGCACGCCGCAAATCGGTTGTGCTGCAACGTATGGATCCGATGGATGCCGTTCGGGTGATGGACGCGATGGACTACGACGTGAATTTGTTTACCGATGCCGAGACGGGGGAGGACGCTGTGGTGTATCGGGCCGGTCCGTCTGGATTACGGTTGGCCCGCCAGCAGCATGTGCGTCCTCCGGGCTGGGTCTGGTCACCGGGTAGCTCCGGCCCGCCCGTACCGCTGATCGTGAATCCCCGTGCGGCGCCAGTACTTTCCAAGGATGTCGCGGTTCACCGTGCGGGCGAGCACGGGGTGCGGCATCTTTTTTACACCGACGAGGCCACCGGGCGGGGCCAGCTGCTGTACCCGCGCTACGACGGCAACCTGGGGCTGATCACCCCCTCACATCAATAA
- a CDS encoding salicylate synthase, translated as MMEASVETSSASIEPLAIPLPDGIEPADLAAELAAQLAEPVDDEYLLYEQNGQWVLAVGVQAMVELDSDELRVVRDGVTRRQQWSGRPGAVLGEAIDRLLLETDHLFGWVAFEFGVYRFGLQQRLGPRTPLARLFWPRTRIVVTAEEIRLFSPGAKHREAVERLLGGGIADVPRPRSVDLSADPSDYRNRVAVAVGEIAAGKYDKVILSRSLEIPFALDFPETYRLGRRHNTPVRSFLLRLGGIRALGYSPELVTAVQPDGVVVTEPLAGTRALGRGAAHDRQARDDLESNSKEIVEHAISVRTSLQEINEIAEPGTAAVVDFMAVRERGSVQHLGSTVTGRLDPASDRMDALEALFPAVTASGIPKAGGVEAILRLDESPRGLYSGAVVTFSADGGLDAALALRAAYECGGRGWLRAGAGIIAASDPEREFEETCEKLSTLTPYLVERR; from the coding sequence GTGATGGAGGCCAGTGTCGAGACGAGTTCTGCCAGCATCGAGCCGCTGGCCATCCCGTTGCCTGACGGAATCGAACCCGCTGACCTAGCTGCCGAGCTGGCTGCCCAGCTTGCCGAGCCTGTGGACGACGAGTACCTGCTCTACGAGCAGAACGGGCAATGGGTGCTGGCCGTCGGCGTGCAAGCGATGGTGGAGCTGGACAGCGACGAACTGCGCGTGGTCCGAGACGGCGTCACCCGGCGCCAACAGTGGTCAGGACGTCCGGGAGCGGTGCTCGGCGAGGCCATCGACCGCCTGCTGCTCGAGACTGACCACCTCTTCGGCTGGGTCGCCTTCGAATTCGGTGTGTACCGCTTCGGTCTGCAACAACGGCTGGGACCGCGCACGCCACTGGCCCGGCTGTTCTGGCCACGCACCCGCATCGTGGTCACCGCTGAGGAAATCCGCCTGTTCAGTCCCGGTGCCAAGCACCGGGAAGCGGTGGAACGGCTGCTTGGCGGCGGCATTGCGGACGTGCCCCGGCCCAGGTCGGTGGACCTGTCGGCCGATCCCTCCGACTACCGTAATCGGGTGGCCGTAGCCGTCGGCGAGATCGCCGCAGGCAAGTACGACAAGGTGATTCTGTCCCGCTCACTCGAAATTCCCTTCGCTCTGGACTTCCCGGAGACCTACCGATTAGGCCGTCGACACAACACACCGGTGCGGTCGTTCCTGTTGCGGCTCGGTGGTATTCGCGCGCTGGGTTACAGTCCGGAACTGGTCACCGCGGTACAGCCCGACGGTGTGGTGGTCACCGAACCGCTAGCTGGAACACGCGCGCTGGGCCGCGGTGCCGCACATGACAGACAGGCTCGCGACGACCTCGAGTCGAACTCCAAAGAGATTGTCGAGCACGCGATTTCGGTGCGTACATCGTTGCAGGAGATCAACGAGATCGCCGAGCCCGGAACCGCGGCGGTCGTAGACTTCATGGCGGTGCGGGAGCGCGGCAGCGTGCAGCACCTCGGGTCGACGGTCACCGGCCGGCTAGACCCGGCCAGCGACCGAATGGACGCGCTGGAGGCGCTTTTCCCGGCGGTCACCGCATCGGGTATCCCGAAGGCGGGTGGTGTCGAAGCTATCCTGCGCCTTGACGAGAGTCCCCGCGGGCTGTATTCGGGTGCGGTGGTGACCTTTTCGGCCGACGGCGGGCTGGACGCCGCACTGGCGCTGCGGGCCGCCTACGAATGTGGCGGTCGCGGCTGGCTCCGGGCCGGCGCGGGCATCATCGCGGCGTCCGATCCCGAGCGTGAGTTCGAGGAGACCTGCGAGAAGCTCTCCACCCTGACGCCCTATCTCGTCGAGCGGCGCTGA
- a CDS encoding sodium-dependent bicarbonate transport family permease has translation MLHEFWENFTHNLFKPLLLFFYFGFLIPILKVRFEFPYVIYQGLTMYLLLAIGWHGGEELAKIKPASIGVIVGFMVVGFLLNFAIGSLAYFLLGRITRMRRVDRATVAGYYGSDSAGTFATCVAVLTSVGIAFNAYMPVMLAVMEIPGCLVALYLVARLRHRGMDEAGYLPDESGYTAPTRVSIGPGAVARPTSGQSVESEQRAIEQELELSMEKREHDGWDDVVAKPGANGKKASLFSRELLQEVFLNPGLCLLLGGIVIGLISGLQGEKVVHDDDTFFVTAFQGVLALFLLEMGMTASRKLRDLRSAGKGFIVFGLLAPNIFAALGIMVAHSYAALTGADFKPGTYVLFAVLCGAASYIAVPAVQRLAIPEASPTLPLAASLGLTFSYNVTIGIPLYIEFARLAGHWFPSS, from the coding sequence ATGCTTCACGAGTTCTGGGAAAACTTCACCCACAACCTGTTCAAGCCGCTGCTGCTGTTCTTCTACTTCGGGTTCCTGATCCCAATCCTCAAGGTGCGCTTCGAGTTTCCCTACGTCATTTACCAAGGCCTGACGATGTACCTGCTGCTGGCTATCGGCTGGCACGGCGGTGAGGAGCTCGCCAAAATCAAGCCCGCAAGCATTGGCGTCATCGTCGGCTTCATGGTGGTGGGCTTCCTGTTGAATTTCGCGATCGGCAGCCTCGCGTACTTTCTGCTCGGCCGGATCACCAGAATGCGGCGCGTCGACCGGGCCACCGTCGCCGGTTATTACGGGTCAGACTCGGCCGGTACGTTCGCCACCTGCGTCGCGGTGCTGACCAGTGTCGGAATTGCCTTCAACGCGTACATGCCGGTGATGTTGGCGGTCATGGAGATTCCAGGCTGCCTGGTGGCGCTATACCTGGTGGCGCGGCTGCGGCACCGCGGCATGGACGAGGCCGGGTATCTGCCCGACGAGTCCGGCTACACCGCGCCGACCAGAGTGAGCATTGGCCCCGGCGCCGTGGCGCGCCCCACCAGCGGCCAAAGCGTGGAGAGCGAACAACGCGCCATCGAGCAAGAACTCGAGTTGTCGATGGAGAAGCGCGAACACGACGGCTGGGACGACGTCGTCGCCAAACCCGGCGCCAATGGCAAGAAGGCCTCGCTGTTCTCCCGTGAATTGCTGCAGGAGGTGTTCCTCAACCCGGGGCTATGCCTACTGCTGGGCGGCATCGTCATCGGCCTGATCAGCGGACTGCAGGGGGAGAAGGTCGTCCACGACGACGACACGTTCTTCGTCACCGCGTTCCAGGGTGTGTTGGCACTGTTTCTGCTGGAGATGGGTATGACGGCCTCACGCAAGCTCCGCGACCTGCGCAGCGCGGGGAAGGGATTCATCGTCTTCGGCCTACTGGCCCCGAATATATTTGCCGCACTTGGCATCATGGTCGCCCACAGTTACGCGGCCCTCACCGGCGCCGACTTCAAGCCGGGCACCTACGTGTTGTTCGCGGTGCTGTGCGGCGCGGCATCCTATATCGCCGTTCCCGCCGTCCAGCGCCTCGCGATCCCGGAAGCGAGCCCGACACTGCCGCTTGCGGCGTCACTCGGCCTGACGTTCTCCTACAACGTGACGATCGGGATCCCGCTGTATATCGAGTTCGCCCGCTTGGCTGGCCACTGGTTTCCTTCGAGCTGA
- the hemW gene encoding radical SAM family heme chaperone HemW: MAPSEHWIPPHAELPDVRPHAGQPFGLYVHVPFCITRCGYCDFNTYTPAELGGVNPDAWLAALRTELELAAARLEGPTLHTVFVGGGTPSLLGGARLTTLLNQVREHFTLAPDAEITTEANPESTWPEFFEAIRAAGYTRVSLGMQSVVPHVLGVLDRVHTPNRSAAAAREALEVGFEHVSLDLIYGTPGESDDDLLRSVDTAVQTGVDHVSAYALVVEQGTAMARRVRAGDLAAPDDDVLAHRYELVDELLSAAGLTWYEVSNWSRPGGECRHNLGYWNGGQWWGAGPGAHGYVGTTRWWNVKHPNAYAELLAGGALPVAGFEELSLDALHTEEVLLGIRLREGLSLDRLGAAELERAEEVVADGLLESAGDRLVLSDRGRLLADGVVRTLLG; encoded by the coding sequence ATGGCCCCCAGCGAGCACTGGATCCCGCCCCACGCGGAGCTCCCGGACGTGCGACCCCATGCGGGGCAACCGTTCGGGCTCTACGTGCACGTCCCGTTCTGCATTACGCGGTGCGGCTACTGCGACTTCAATACCTACACCCCCGCGGAGCTGGGTGGGGTCAATCCTGATGCCTGGCTGGCGGCACTGCGCACCGAGCTGGAGCTGGCGGCCGCACGGCTAGAGGGCCCGACCTTGCACACCGTGTTCGTCGGGGGCGGCACGCCGTCACTGCTGGGCGGTGCCCGCCTGACCACCTTGCTGAACCAGGTGCGCGAACACTTCACCTTGGCGCCGGACGCCGAGATCACCACAGAGGCCAATCCGGAGTCGACCTGGCCGGAGTTTTTCGAGGCTATCCGTGCGGCCGGCTATACGCGGGTCTCGCTCGGCATGCAGTCGGTGGTTCCGCACGTACTAGGGGTGTTGGACCGGGTGCACACCCCCAACCGGTCCGCGGCGGCGGCCCGCGAGGCGCTGGAGGTGGGCTTCGAGCACGTCAGCCTCGACCTCATCTACGGAACCCCGGGGGAGAGCGACGACGATCTGCTGCGCTCGGTGGACACCGCGGTGCAGACCGGTGTCGATCACGTGTCGGCCTATGCGCTGGTGGTGGAGCAGGGGACCGCGATGGCCAGGCGGGTCCGTGCCGGCGATTTGGCCGCACCCGATGACGACGTGCTCGCGCACCGCTACGAGTTGGTGGACGAACTTCTTTCCGCGGCCGGGCTGACCTGGTACGAAGTGTCGAACTGGTCTCGACCTGGCGGTGAGTGCCGGCACAACCTCGGCTACTGGAACGGCGGCCAGTGGTGGGGTGCGGGACCGGGAGCACACGGCTATGTCGGCACCACGCGCTGGTGGAATGTAAAGCACCCCAACGCTTATGCCGAGTTGCTGGCGGGCGGCGCTTTGCCGGTGGCCGGTTTCGAAGAACTGAGCCTGGATGCGCTGCACACCGAGGAGGTGTTGCTGGGAATCCGTCTGCGAGAAGGTCTTTCGCTGGATCGGCTAGGTGCGGCCGAACTCGAGCGTGCCGAGGAGGTAGTCGCCGACGGATTGCTCGAATCGGCCGGCGACCGCCTGGTCCTCTCCGACCGGGGCCGCCTGCTTGCCGACGGTGTGGTTCGAACGCTACTGGGGTGA
- a CDS encoding Ms4527A family Cys-rich leader peptide: MAPVTVANSNLRVALVVRRHIDLKRVCSCCCLP; encoded by the coding sequence ATGGCACCCGTGACCGTCGCCAATTCGAACCTGCGAGTAGCGCTGGTGGTGCGGCGGCATATCGACCTCAAGCGCGTTTGCAGCTGTTGCTGTCTGCCTTGA
- a CDS encoding nitrite/sulfite reductase has protein sequence MTTARPAKAPRNEGQWALGNREPLNPNEEMKKAGAPLEVRERIENIYAKQGFDSIDKDDLRGRFRWWGLYTQREQGYDGSFTGDDNMDLLEAKYFMMRVRCDGGAISAAALRVLGQISTEFGRDTADISDRENIQYHWIRVEDVPEIWRRLDEVGLQTTEACGDCPRVVLGSPLAGESLDEVLDPTWAIEEIVKRYIGKPEYADLPRKYKTAISGLQDVAHEINDIAFIGVNHPEHGPGLDLWVGGGLSTNPMLAQRLGAWVPLDEVPEVWEAVTSIFRDYGYRRLRAKARLKFLVKDWGVEKFRQVLETEYLKRPLIDGPAPDPITHPIDHVGVQRLKNGLNAIGVSPIAGRVSGSILSAVADLADNAGSDRIRFTPYQKLVMLDVPDDQLDETRAGLESLGLQSQPSRWRRNLMACSGIEFCKLSFAETRVRAQTLAPELEARLEDLNAQLDVPITVNINGCPNSCARIQIADIGFKGQMVDDGNGGSVEGFQVHLGGGLGLDSGFGRKLRQHKVTSEELGDYIDRVTRNFLKHRNDGERFAQWAIRAEEDDLR, from the coding sequence ATGACCACAGCACGCCCCGCCAAAGCGCCCCGCAACGAGGGCCAGTGGGCGCTGGGAAATCGTGAGCCACTCAATCCCAACGAAGAGATGAAGAAGGCGGGCGCGCCCCTGGAAGTGCGCGAGCGCATCGAGAACATCTACGCCAAGCAGGGCTTCGACAGCATCGACAAGGATGACCTGCGCGGCCGTTTCCGCTGGTGGGGCCTGTACACCCAGCGTGAGCAGGGTTACGACGGCTCCTTCACCGGTGACGACAACATGGACCTCCTCGAGGCGAAGTACTTCATGATGCGGGTGCGCTGCGACGGCGGCGCCATTTCCGCGGCCGCGTTGCGCGTCCTGGGCCAGATCTCAACCGAGTTTGGTCGCGACACCGCCGACATCTCCGACCGGGAGAACATCCAGTACCACTGGATCCGGGTAGAGGACGTACCAGAGATCTGGCGCCGTCTCGACGAGGTCGGACTACAGACCACCGAAGCCTGCGGCGATTGCCCGCGTGTGGTGCTGGGTTCGCCGCTGGCCGGTGAATCGCTGGACGAGGTGCTCGACCCCACCTGGGCAATCGAGGAGATCGTCAAGCGCTACATCGGCAAGCCCGAGTACGCCGACCTGCCCCGAAAGTACAAAACCGCCATCTCGGGCTTGCAGGACGTCGCGCACGAGATCAATGACATCGCGTTCATCGGCGTCAACCACCCCGAGCACGGGCCGGGCCTGGACCTGTGGGTTGGCGGTGGGCTGTCGACCAACCCGATGCTGGCCCAGCGGCTCGGTGCCTGGGTCCCGCTGGACGAGGTGCCCGAGGTGTGGGAGGCGGTGACGTCGATCTTCCGCGACTACGGCTACCGACGGCTGCGCGCCAAGGCGCGGCTGAAGTTCCTGGTCAAGGACTGGGGCGTAGAGAAATTCCGCCAGGTTCTCGAGACCGAGTATCTCAAGCGCCCGCTCATCGACGGTCCGGCGCCGGACCCGATCACGCATCCGATCGACCACGTCGGCGTGCAACGCCTCAAGAACGGGCTTAACGCGATCGGCGTCTCCCCCATCGCCGGACGGGTATCGGGCTCCATCCTGAGTGCTGTCGCAGATCTGGCCGACAATGCCGGGTCGGACCGGATCCGGTTCACCCCGTACCAGAAGCTGGTCATGCTCGACGTTCCGGACGACCAGCTCGACGAGACCCGCGCCGGCCTAGAAAGCCTGGGCCTGCAATCGCAACCGTCACGCTGGCGCCGAAACCTGATGGCGTGCAGCGGAATCGAATTCTGCAAATTGTCATTCGCCGAAACTCGGGTGCGGGCACAGACTTTGGCACCCGAACTGGAGGCCCGGCTGGAGGACCTCAACGCCCAGCTCGACGTGCCGATCACGGTCAATATCAACGGCTGCCCCAACTCGTGTGCCCGGATTCAGATCGCCGACATCGGGTTCAAGGGCCAGATGGTCGACGACGGCAATGGCGGCTCGGTCGAGGGTTTCCAGGTTCACCTGGGCGGCGGGCTCGGCCTGGACAGCGGCTTCGGGCGCAAACTGCGTCAGCACAAGGTCACCAGCGAAGAGCTGGGCGACTACATCGACCGGGTGACCCGCAACTTCCTTAAGCACCGCAACGACGGTGAACGCTTCGCGCAGTGGGCGATTCGGGCAGAGGAGGACGACTTGCGATGA
- a CDS encoding phosphoadenylyl-sulfate reductase, which translates to MSEATKPNEDRLRELAARGAAELDGADATDLLRWTEENFGNINGPRGWATCNYVVASNMQDAVLVDLAAKVRPGVPVMFLDTGYHFVETIGTRDAIESVYDIRVVNVTPEHSVAEQDKLLGKDLFSRDPGECCRLRKVVPLGKALRGYSAWVTGIRRVEAPTRANAPLISFDEAFKLVKINPLAAWSDQDVQNYIDKHDVLVNPLVYEGYPSIGCAPCTAKPIEGADPRSGRWQGQSKTECGLHAS; encoded by the coding sequence ATGAGCGAGGCGACCAAACCGAACGAAGACCGACTGCGGGAGCTGGCCGCCCGTGGCGCCGCCGAACTCGACGGCGCCGACGCCACCGACCTGTTGCGCTGGACCGAGGAGAACTTCGGCAACATCAACGGTCCGCGAGGCTGGGCGACGTGCAACTACGTGGTGGCCTCCAACATGCAGGATGCCGTGCTGGTGGATCTGGCCGCCAAGGTGCGCCCGGGAGTGCCAGTGATGTTCCTGGACACCGGGTACCACTTCGTGGAGACCATCGGCACCCGTGACGCGATCGAGTCCGTCTACGACATCCGGGTGGTCAACGTGACTCCGGAGCACTCGGTGGCCGAGCAGGACAAGCTGCTGGGCAAGGATCTGTTCAGCCGGGATCCCGGCGAGTGCTGCCGGCTGCGCAAGGTGGTTCCGTTGGGCAAGGCGCTTCGCGGTTATTCCGCATGGGTGACCGGCATCCGCCGGGTCGAGGCGCCGACCCGCGCCAATGCTCCGCTGATCAGCTTCGACGAGGCATTCAAGCTGGTGAAGATCAACCCGCTAGCCGCGTGGTCCGACCAGGATGTGCAGAACTACATCGACAAGCACGATGTGTTGGTCAATCCCCTTGTCTATGAAGGATATCCGTCAATTGGCTGCGCCCCGTGCACGGCAAAGCCGATCGAAGGCGCCGACCCGCGCAGCGGACGCTGGCAGGGACAGTCCAAGACCGAATGCGGGCTGCACGCCTCGTGA
- a CDS encoding sirohydrochlorin chelatase translates to MRAARLVTPLVLTAHGSADPRSAANARAVADQVARLRPGLDVRVAFCEHNSPGLADVLESCAGEAIVTPLLLADAYHARVDIPNQISACGVSQRVRQAEVLGEDDRLVSVLRHRVAELSVSRLDDTVGVLVVAIGSSNPAANARTAEVAPKVAVGTRWTAVATAFATRPELPLDEAVDRLRRQGAARVVIAPWFLAPGRIPDRVERFARDADALMASPLGAHRLVAATVLDRFDQAAAERIAA, encoded by the coding sequence ATGCGGGCTGCACGCCTCGTGACCCCTCTGGTACTAACCGCGCACGGAAGCGCGGATCCACGGTCGGCAGCCAACGCCCGGGCGGTCGCGGATCAGGTGGCCCGCCTGCGCCCCGGCCTTGACGTGCGGGTTGCGTTCTGCGAGCACAACTCTCCGGGATTAGCCGATGTGCTGGAATCCTGTGCCGGCGAGGCAATCGTGACTCCGCTGCTGTTGGCCGACGCGTACCACGCACGGGTGGACATCCCGAACCAGATTTCAGCATGCGGTGTCAGCCAACGGGTGCGGCAGGCCGAGGTACTCGGCGAAGACGATCGACTGGTATCGGTGCTGCGGCATCGGGTCGCAGAGCTCAGCGTGTCGCGACTCGACGACACCGTCGGCGTGCTCGTGGTGGCGATCGGCTCGTCGAACCCGGCCGCCAATGCCCGCACCGCCGAGGTGGCGCCCAAGGTTGCCGTCGGAACCCGTTGGACCGCAGTGGCCACAGCATTCGCCACCCGTCCGGAGCTGCCACTGGACGAAGCGGTCGACAGGCTGCGGCGCCAGGGCGCCGCACGGGTGGTCATCGCGCCGTGGTTCCTGGCGCCTGGCCGCATCCCGGACCGCGTCGAACGATTCGCGCGAGACGCCGACGCGCTGATGGCGTCGCCCTTGGGGGCCCACCGCTTAGTGGCCGCGACGGTGTTGGACCGCTTCGATCAGGCCGCCGCGGAGCGGATCGCCGCGTAG
- a CDS encoding MFS transporter: MARKHRVADWDPDDEVAWRLGNSAIARRNLIWANVNAHLGFSIWYLWSVMVLFMPQAVYGFSTSDKLLIDAMATLVGAAVRIPYAMATSRFGGRGWAVFSSLVLLIPTVGAIVLLANPGLPLWPYLVCAAMTGLGGGNYAAALAHAESFYPLRLKGFALGVTGGLANLGSAAVQVVGLLTLATVGHRAPYLVCAVYLVLLAVSGVGAALFMDNRTHVVDASHVRSVLKLPDAWGIAFLYLCCSGSFLGFAFAFGQLLVDNFVASGQSHAQASLHAAEIAFVGPLVGSLTRILGGKLADRFGGGPATLRALAAMIVSAGLLIAVSTAGESGRGPAGQMNAATTIGYVVAFIALFAACGMGKGSVFKLIPSILHERSLVLNLPDAQRRDWEHAMAGALIGFAGTLGALGAMGINLGLWQAYMNHSSQTVAFWAFAACYVAGAVLTWVRYVRVYPRKVLQAVT; this comes from the coding sequence ATGGCGCGAAAGCATCGTGTAGCCGACTGGGATCCCGACGACGAGGTGGCGTGGCGGTTAGGCAACAGCGCAATCGCCCGCCGTAATCTCATCTGGGCCAACGTGAACGCGCATCTCGGCTTCTCAATCTGGTACCTCTGGTCGGTGATGGTGCTCTTCATGCCGCAGGCCGTCTACGGCTTCTCAACCAGTGACAAGCTACTGATAGACGCCATGGCAACCCTGGTCGGTGCGGCGGTGCGCATCCCCTACGCGATGGCGACCAGCAGGTTCGGCGGACGGGGATGGGCGGTTTTCTCCTCGCTAGTGCTACTGATACCCACCGTTGGCGCCATCGTCCTGCTGGCCAACCCCGGCCTGCCCCTCTGGCCGTATCTGGTGTGTGCGGCGATGACCGGGCTGGGCGGCGGGAACTATGCCGCCGCGCTGGCCCATGCCGAATCGTTCTACCCGCTGCGACTCAAGGGCTTCGCCTTGGGCGTCACCGGTGGATTGGCCAACCTTGGATCGGCCGCGGTGCAGGTAGTCGGTCTGTTGACGCTTGCCACCGTCGGACACCGGGCGCCCTATTTGGTGTGCGCCGTGTATCTAGTCTTGCTCGCTGTCTCTGGCGTCGGAGCTGCGCTTTTCATGGATAACCGGACGCACGTCGTCGACGCGTCTCATGTGCGGTCCGTCCTGAAGCTCCCGGATGCATGGGGTATCGCTTTTCTCTACCTATGCTGCTCGGGCTCGTTCCTCGGCTTTGCGTTCGCCTTCGGCCAGCTCCTGGTGGACAACTTCGTCGCGAGCGGGCAAAGCCACGCGCAGGCGTCTTTGCATGCCGCTGAGATTGCGTTTGTCGGACCGCTGGTGGGATCGCTGACTCGCATCCTCGGTGGCAAGTTGGCTGATCGCTTCGGCGGTGGTCCCGCCACACTTCGGGCGCTGGCGGCGATGATCGTGTCTGCGGGATTGCTGATCGCTGTCAGCACCGCCGGCGAGTCCGGTCGTGGGCCCGCCGGGCAGATGAACGCCGCGACCACCATCGGCTATGTAGTGGCTTTCATCGCGCTTTTCGCCGCCTGCGGGATGGGCAAGGGTTCGGTATTCAAGCTGATCCCGTCGATACTGCACGAACGAAGCCTCGTCCTTAACCTTCCCGACGCCCAACGCCGAGACTGGGAGCACGCGATGGCCGGCGCACTGATCGGATTCGCCGGCACACTCGGCGCTCTCGGCGCGATGGGCATCAATCTCGGCTTGTGGCAGGCCTATATGAACCATAGTTCGCAGACCGTGGCGTTCTGGGCGTTCGCGGCTTGCTACGTAGCGGGCGCGGTGCTGACCTGGGTGCGCTACGTGCGGGTATACCCGCGCAAGGTGCTGCAAGCGGTCACCTGA